A region of the Phaseolus vulgaris cultivar G19833 chromosome 11, P. vulgaris v2.0, whole genome shotgun sequence genome:
GGCTCATGAAGTGGTTGTGTTATAAAATATAGGAGGAACAATAGCACCAAACAATCATCAAATTTTCAAAACCAGTGTTAAATTGCGGTTTGATAGCAACATCAAATTGCAGATGGAATATAGCAGTTCTACCATTTTTTGCAATTTGTGGTTGTTAAAACTGTTTATAAAGCATACTAAATAACTGGAGCTCATTTTTTTATCACTGAAATCAGTGTGCAATTTTAATAAGGAGAGCTTTGAGAAGAAAATAAGTGTTATAGAGGAGTATGATATTAGCTTTTCTTAATGTTATGTTTGAGAAGGTTGAATTGAGGGAGTACCTGCTATCTATAATTTTCAGGTTTGCAAAAAGAAAATTGGATGATTTTGTTTTCTTCGGGAATAAACTGCAGGTTTCATATGCTTCCCAATTCGAGAGCCTGTCAGACACACAAGATAAATTAGAGGGAAGAAGAAGGGAGGTTTTAGCACGATTGAACCGTAAGTTAGAACCGTTCAGTGGTAACATACTACACAGTATACATAGTGCTTGTTAAATGAATAATTGTTGTAATGACATTTTTTAACTTATACATTCCCTCTGACATCAGCTAGGAGATCTAAAGAGACCCCAGCCACAAGCTCTAATGCTCTGATTACATCAAATGTCAATAGTGCACAACATTTAGATTCTAATGCAAGGTAATTTATTCTGTCTGTGCTCTGCAATTCGTAGATTTGAGTTGAAGCAAGGCAACATTTGTAATTGTTTCTCTTTTCCCACTGTAGGGATGTAGAAATCAAAGGAGGTTCAGGCAGTGGTAATTTTCCAATAAGAATTTCCTCTAATGAGGTTTGTTGCTTCTTGCTATATGCACATCAAAAGTTTACGCTAGTCTTTTGAATTGAAGGAATTTTTTGGGTGGCGAATGAATAACTCTTAGCTATTCGAAAGTTTTTGAGTTTCTTGTCTTTATTATCTGTTTTTGAGTTTCATGTCTTTATTATCTGGACCAATCGGAAGACACCTATATGCAGTTGTATTTTCAAATGTTCAGCATTCATCATTTCTCTAGTGGAAGTTATTTTTACTGTTATTGGCTTTTTTGCAATATGTTAGGGCCCTCATTGATGGATCTGATATTATAGTTTCCCAAACTATTAGACTTAATAAATTTGCTCTAAGATGTTGTATGCAAAGAAAAATGGACACTTGCTTTTCGTATATTACCTCATACTAACATGTTCTATTTCCAGGATTATTTTGCTTCACATTCCATGAATCAAACAGTAAATATTGTGCGGAATAAGCTTGATAAGGTGATGTCTTCTACTGCATAATATGTTTAAGAAAGAATCATTTATTGTGTTGAAGTTTGAAatagtttcttcttcttctcttctagatTCGATCAAGTGGTGAGCATACACAAGCTGGATCTGCGTCAAAGAAACAACGGGTTGATAATAGAAGGAGAATTTAATCTGTAAATTAAGATGTTCTTTTGTTCTCACCCCTTCTGCTTGAAATTACCGAGCTATATGATTTTGGATGTATTAAAGCTCAATTCCCAAGCCTCTAATGAAAATTTTCACAAGTGCAATTTGAGGACTGTCTCATCCAATTTATATTGTGGATCATATACTTTGTACgtagtttttttcttttcaatgtaACTAGTAGTACATCTGCTATCTATCCAGGTAACAGCACTAGAAGACTTCAAAATCCCCAATGaccatgcaatttttttttaaagaaatacaaaaagtggtacaacacaaggacttTCCAAGAGGTCACTCATCCTAGTACTATCTTCGTCCAAACACATTTAACTGCGAAAAATTCTGATGAGATCCGATGCATTAGTAGTTTGCTAGCCGACTTATAGGAAACCTTATACTGAAATCACATTTTTAATATTGGAATTATAGTTTCAAATAGGGTTTCCATTTAGATCAGTGCTAGTTATTTAATGCGTTAATGATGCATCGATTTTCTAGCCACAGCCCAACTGATGATGATCCTGTGACATTGGTGGGTGCTGGACCAAACATTTCAATTGCCTGTGTATGTTTGACCAACCCAGCTTAGAACTCAGAATACATTGGGGGTAATTTTCTTAGAGTCTTCATTTTGGAATAGAGTATGTCTGTAGCTTTAATTGTTGGGCAAATTACACTcacattttgtaagatttaatGAAACTAATTGTTGGGCATGGGAAGGTGCTGTGTTTATCTGATTCATTGCTATCAGTTTCATTAGTACAGCAACCCCTGAACCCGTGTCATAAATATGGCACTCTCAATAACTAGGCAGATAAATGTGGTCATCCCAGAAAGAGAGAGGAACTACTGTGATGATTACATAGCCAAGGTGGGGACCATCTCTGGAGTTCATTTTCAGAGTTGAAAATGAAACCTTACCATCGCAGTTACTAGGCATGCTAGAAGCTGATGCTAGGGGAGTTATCCTCAGTTATCAAATAATAGCAATGTGACATTTACCCTTCTGGTTATAGAAACATCCTggtttttaatgttattatatgAATTAAAGGAAGTTAGAATGCAATTTCGTTAAATCTCAGAAGATATTAATGTATTCTTATTTTTAGTCAACagtcatcatcatcaccatgtATGGTGGTTGAGTTTCCTTTTCATTTTGCTGTGTAACTTCCCTGGTTGTAAAAGAGCCAAGAATCTAATTGTTTGCATTTCACAACCACCTTTCTTCAAAGGATAGAAAATTCTCCATCCATTAATTGGTCTTATTCTGTGACATTGAAAACGTGGGTTTGAAGTTTCACTGCTTTTGAGTTTCAATTGcaaatttttattgatattaaatatcattttaaagtCAAAACTTTAGTTTTTCTATAAGGGTATAATTGGGTAGGTATTATACATGTTGATGTTCCCAATGAacatatattatttgttttacaATCATTATTATATGCTCTTAAATCTGGTGAAATTTTGTCTTGTTCTTAAATGTGATGCTTGTAATTTCTTGATGGAgtaagaaaacattttttattgattaaaaaaagaattaCCAAATGCCAAAATTTAAACCAGATTTCAGCCTTCAAACATAcatttaatttgaatatattaatattataaaaaaatattatcattcaATCTTAAATcatcatatataataaatttcgctaatttttatatatataataataataatttaaaataatatttaaaattatttttaactaattaaaagtataaaagtCATTACAAAACATTCTCTcctgttaataatattaattatttataacagTTTATACGATGAATAATCTAACATATTAGACTAGGCTAAACAAAAGAATATGCatgcataaataaataaaacatgcGAAAACAAATATTCTCTATTCCATATACTTATgaaataaaagtatataaacttcttgaaacaaacattCCTATAAGAAAACAcgggtgttttttttttttttcaatctcttaataaagaagaaataatactaaaataaaaatacacatATACACACGGGTTTTGAGTTGGAccttaaaaatcttaaaaattaaaattgaaaaaaacttttaatttttagttgacTCCCACtctaaatcaatttttttttcccttAAGTATGTTAAGATGGTATCATTAAAAGATATATTATTAGGTTTTAagttataacttttaaaaataaaattgatttttttttaattcttagttGAGTTCAATTGTAAATcaagttttatatatttttttattttcattttcttaagaTGATATCGCTTATGACTACAATCCATCacattttgtatttaaaaaaacataataaaaagtttaaaatatatatatatatatatatatataatatctttGAACTCAattcttaaataatataaaattattaatactcTTCAACTGTATAAAATTATTGGGCGTAGGAAAACAATTTTCATCTTTAAAATCcaattaaaatagcaaataaaaaaaaatcattacaatCTAAGTATAAAAACTTTAATCTGAATACATTAACTTTTGTGAGATTTGACGTGGATGATGAATTGTAGACCTACCTATGCGTCGGTGTCTACTCTCCACCCATCATCTTTCCTTTTCAACACCTAATCAACTcaaataattacaattttaattctatttctctttctaaattttctatgcttaaataaattatttgcaAACCTAAAATATTCATTCATAACTTTTCCAAACTTATTCtattaagtttatttttaagtcttttttatattaagttATAATTATTTACTGATCAGCctgtttttttaatctaaaaataaGTTGATCAATAATTtagaagaaattaaaaaaaaaaattcaaccgACGAATtagtaaataaaacaaaaatagcaattacatctcaaaataaaaattaaaaagagtttaataaaaaattatttaaaaacccTCTATGTAAAATTTAGTTAACCATGTAAATTATGATACTATGTAACGAGTTTTCATGTATTAAAAAAGTCAAATACtaacttatttatataaattgtttttattatatatatatatataattaatgttcTTATATATTAGAGTGTATGATATTTATGTAGCACAGACATTGACACGGATACTGATACGACACGGAGACGAACAGAGAGATATGTAAactctctaaaatgtaggacatggGAAcgcagatctatatattatataattatgaattatataaattgacaataaagatttatgtgcacaagtatgtttcaaattgttttttggagcaaaaagatgtttttcatgactggttcacaagtatttgtttcttatttttataatcataataacaatttatacaatacagtttgaatttttagaaaattaatgtatttttcctttttaaaattaggttaaaactattttagaattgttagaaatttaacaaatacttttttaattggACACTTCAAGGATAAGTGTCTTACAAGTGTCATACGAATGTCAGTATCCGATATGAGTATCAGACACCAACTCACCATTTAAGAAAAGTGTTCGAGCTTCATATATGATATCTACTAACTAatacattaatttataaaatgataatttgttaactatttttattagtaGTTTGTTAACTAATTAAGCGATGATTAGTAGAAAAAGCTAATTGAAACTTTAagagaagataaaaaaatttgtgaTGAGAAAAAAGTTGAGATTATGTGGCAGTTAATTGGATTGTTGTAATTATTTTGAACCAACTTTGACCTTTAATTGCTTTTTCAAATCATATATTCTTCTAATGAGAGTGTCGTGGAAGCTTAAACTTTATACTTTTctttaattaacttttaattagAGCAACTAATAACCGCAACCACCTCTTTCACTTAAGAAATAATTGCAACTACTTTAACATCATTAACTATTTCACAAATTCTTTATTCTCTTTGTTTCCACTCAAAAGTGTACCATTTTCATGGATTAGGAATCATTACCAATCAATCACTAACACTAATTTAAAGTTCTACCAAATCAGTGgttaggttttttttttgtcgATTTTATCAGTATAATTAGAATTAGTGAACACAGAAAACTgtatattgaaaaaataaaaataattacttataaaTTGTAGATAATTTATGACGTGTATCGTATGTCAGATATAtgaataatttgaaaaatataaataaaattattacaaaataataataataacaattattattgttattatatatatatatatatatatatatatattgcttTGAACTCATATGATCCAAATGAAAACTTTCAAAATGACACTCCTTATGTTGGACGAACAAAATTTTAATCTATGTGAAGTAATAATTTCAAACTTCAAAAACAACTTTACATTCCTATAGTAGATGTTGGGTCGATTTTGCCATTTTTTGGCACAAAACACAAATGGAAAAACTAACCACTATTCATTTCCTAATTAAATTCACTCGTGTTGGAAGTCTATCCAACAAAGTTCTCCATGTTGTAATTTTCACACTGAGCGTTTTAGACAATCATAATTGTTTGAACCTAGTATTTTCACTTTCCTTAACAATATTTGTTACAcattcataaattaatttaattgagaACTCACCACCCTCTCATATCTTTGTCTCCTTTACCTTCTTATTCAGTTTTACACAAGACAACGTTCTTAGTAATTCTTCTTGTTGTGCAAGTTCCCAATCAAACATATTTCGTCTCCAGCTTACCTCCAATTCCAATCTGATCCTTCCCACACACTTACTTCTCCCACTTTGCGACCTTGATCCAAAGATATTGAATACAACCtaggaaaaatatatttaagattaTTATTACTCACCCATATATCTTCTCAAAACCTAACTTTATCGCCTGCACCAATTTTCCAACCTACTGCTCTTTGGAACCAACTCACTATTTCCCCTTCCCCACAAACCTAggattattatatatttatgtaccGGTATGGGCGAGGCCGAGTCCACTTGACCGAGACCAAGGGAAACTGGTCGAGACCTCataagacttggccgagagaccgAAACCTTAGAAGGCTTGACCGAGACAATCAAGACCACTGGAAtatggccgatggccgacccataTCATGATGATTTGGCCGACGGCCGACCCCCATTACAGTTAACGCTCAAAGCAATgtcagtgaagttaatctaTCATTAGGAATTGGGTAATGCGACCCTAAGCGATATCCACCTAGATAAAcaagcccaacaaggtaggcccattagaataatataaatagcacgcatcccaaggagtaaggtatgtcatttattactgttcacttACCTGAGAGCTGAGCACCCGCttaactgacttgagcgtcgaagtgccttTGCatgtacccccaccatccggtgatTCGCTCGACGACCGAGTGCCAACTATCAAAGGATAAGCaagaggacgagaagaatcacAACTTATCACTTAGTCatctgcccgaccgaaggaaggagaagaacaTTTTAATAGTTatctaggtctcatctcccgAGTAGgaacaatttttatatttatatatatatatatataaaggaaaATAATAGATAGAAAATgtgtacattaaaaaaaaaaaaaaaaccatattATGTGTTAATGGTTCAATACTATACACACTTAATGGAGTGTCTTAATTACGTTAATAATGTGAGATTTTGTATACAAAATTTTTTGAATAATAAAGAATTCCTTGTCGTGACCTTGAAGACGAGGCAAAACTCATTAATGAGAATGACATTTAAGCGTTTGGCGAAGTCTCaaagaatataatataattacacTATTTCAAGttgcatatttttttaaggaaatattaattatttaattatttttttaatttttgcatCTACTTTAAAAGAAGTTTTTTAACAACCCACAACAAAAAAAATGGGAAAACACATATGAgaaatttgttttcttaaaaaacatatttaaaaatataggaaaaataagatttaattccggtttttaaatttaaactgtGTAAAACTTAGGtcttataagtttttttaattaagttattaTCAATATTCCCATTTTTTAACTTCACTTCAAAATCAACACAAagtaaattagtttatataatcTTGCTTATTGGTGTTTTTTTCTTATCAATAATTTTTCTAGATTCATTAAACTATATACTCGCTAACTATAGTATTGATCCCACAAGTTTTTTATAGTTTGAAAATCAAATACAacttttttatacaaattattttcTCATGTACTTGGAGTGTGTAACAATTACGTCAACCATGAAATACACTTACTATTGTTTAGGAATGAAGATGTGAGTTGGATCATATGAGCCGGTCCGCAGTCTGTGTGGACGGGTTCACAGATCTAACCTATTTATCCGTCGTCCTATATAACCTACAGTCTGTACAGGTTAGCAGTGAGGCGAGACAGGTTGGCCTacgtaaataattttttttttttttttgtaaaaacaatAATACCTCAATCACTTATTATTGCATTgtgacctttattttattttatttttaaaaaaaattgaatttaatgtactaaaaaaatgaatgttttattttaatcgtCTAAAGAAGTTAATATTAAGAATGTCAGTgaatttaatttgaaataaaatcttatatttaaagtttgttaataaaaaataatataaaaaaagatttcaataagatactcattaaaaaattagttcttttcattaaaatattttatagcaAAACTTTGGTAAGATACATTTACATACATTTGTACATATATAAGTTGAAAGGCTCAGATAGTACCTATGATTGGACGTACAATTGCTGACGTGTCAGTAATCTCCTAACTAATTCAAGTCTCTTTCCTTTAATGTTGATATTCGTTCGATCGAAGGTTACCTAAAAAAGGTACTCCAATGCTCAAGTAAGTGTTATGGTTTAAGAGTGTTGTTTGATTAAATGgaaaaaacgtaccttactatttatagtattagtTTATGGGTCGTGACTCTGATGGGCCGTATATCAGTTATTATTTTACATGCATCGTGGTCCCCTATTATCATGAGAGTTAATCTGTTTTAGCTGGTTTATCGGAGATATTTTCGTATATTTCGGATGCACCTTGACTCATTCAACGCTACTTATAATTATTGTTACTTATCGCATCTCTTGTTCTTTGACTTGGACGGTCGGTTACCGAGACCAGGATTGATCTGTCCAGTACCAATCGTTATACAtataaaggaaaaatagatataaaataaaattttcattatttttaatcaaacctTTTAACAACTTTCATACTTAAATtcctttatattttatattaattaaataaattaaaactgtaataaaattttaatt
Encoded here:
- the LOC137830619 gene encoding uncharacterized protein, with product MPRYKDESPAVRVYTVCDESRYLIVRNIPEFGCGDDLLQLFSSYGEVEECKPMDAEDCDKYTDVYWIKFRLVSNARFAKRKLDDFVFFGNKLQVSYASQFESLSDTQDKLEGRRREVLARLNPRRSKETPATSSNALITSNVNSAQHLDSNARDVEIKGGSGSGNFPIRISSNEDYFASHSMNQTVNIVRNKLDKIRSSGEHTQAGSASKKQRVDNRRRI